Below is a genomic region from Streptomyces roseoviridis.
TCGCCGCGAACTCGCCGTCCGCGCCCGGCGCGATGCGGTAGACCGGGCGGTCGGCGTTGTCGGTGCGCTGGGCCACGAGCAGGTCGGACGCGGCCGCCAGGGGAGCCTCGACGAGCCCGTCGAGCACCACCTTCTGGTCACCGCCGGCGAAGGCGCGGGAGTGCAGCGTCCGCGTGCCGTCCGCCGCGGCGGCGGTCACGCTCAGGATCCGGTCGCCGTGGAGGGCGACGGGCGTGTCGGTGCCGGCCCAGTCGGTCTCGCGGACCGGGGCGGTCCAGTCGCCCTTCAGGTCCCACACCCGCAGCTTGCCGCCGGAGGTGACGTGCAGCAGCACGTCGCCGTGGCGCACCGCGGTCCTGCGGTCGGCCAGGTCGGCCACCGGCTTCAGCGCGGCGCCCGCGAGGTCGACCCAGCCGTGGGACCGGGTGCCGTTCACCTCGTAGGAGGCGAGGAAACCGTACGAGGTCCGCCCACCGAGCTCGATCTTCGTGGCACCGGCCGGCAGACCGGTGACCGTCCGCTCGACAGCGGAGCCGTTGTCGAGGGCCACGAGGTGCAGCTGCGTCCGGTTGCCGTTGACGGCGATGACGGTGCGTCCGGCGATGCCGACGACGCTGCGGTCCGCGTTGAGCGGGACGGTCTCCTCGGAGCCGCCGCCGCCGTTCTGCAGGACGACCTTGTTCTGGGGCCCGTACCAGCGGGCGACGGTGTCCGTGTCGGTCGCGAACAGGACCGCTCCGGCGTCGTCCACCGGGACGGACGTGCCGTCGGCGTACGAGTACCAGGCGTAGTCGCCGCTGCGTCCGCCCTGCAGGAATCCCGTCGTGCCGGGCCGCACGGCCCACGCGTACGGATCGGCCTTGGCGTCGGCCGGGATCACCAGCTCCGCCGGTACGTCGTCCTCGGCCGCGTACGCGATTCCCACGCCCACCGGCGTCAGCGAGATCAGGGCCGCGGTCGCCGCGGCCAGTGAGAGGGCGCTTCGGCGCCTCGTCCCCCACCCATTTTTCACGTGTAGAACCCCTCCCCAGGTGTCCCAAGTCGAACGACTGTAACAGTCGTTCGAACCCGTTCAGAACGAGAAAAGGGGCGGTGCCCGCCGAAGCGGACACCGCCCCCCACGTCCCGGGAGTTACTTCACGACCGTGATCCGGTCGGCCGCCGGCACCGGCAGCGGCGCCGACGCCGAGGAGTGGGCCGCCAGGTAGGCGTTGAAGACGTCCAGGTCCGAGGGTCCGACCAGCTTGTTGGTGCCGGTCGCCAGGGCCGGGAAGCCGTCGCCGCCACCCGACAGGAACTCGTTCATCGCGACCCGGTAGGTCTTCGACGGGTCGATCGGCTGGCCGTTCAGCTTGATCGTGCCCTCGACGACGCGGTCGGCGCCCGTCTTGGTCATGTCGAGCGTGTAGGTGAGGCCCTTGGAGACCTGGAGGATCTTCGGCGAGCCCAGGTTGGAGCCGCTGACCTGCTGCTTCAGCGCCGAGATGAGGTTCGCGCCGGTCAGGTCGACCACGTGCATCATGTTGGTGAACGGCTGGACGGTGAACGCCTCGCCGTAGGTCACCACGCCGTCGCCCTCGGAGCCGGACGCCTTGTGGACGAGGTCCGCGCGGATGCCGCCCGGGTTCATCAGGGCGAGCTGCGCGCCGCCCTTGTCGGCGGGGGCGAGGCCCTCCAGCTGGGCGTCGGCGATCAGGTCGCCGAGCGGCTTCTCGTACGCCGTCGAGCCGCGGCCGTTGATGTCGGCGGCGATCCAGCCCTGCGGACGGTTCGCGACCGGGTCGGCGAGCTGCTTCCAGTCGGCGATCAGCTTGCTCATGTCCTCGGCCTTGGCCACGTCACGGGTGACGACGTGGTTGGCCGAGCCCACCGCGGTGCGGACGATGTCCTTGGTGCGGCGGTCGTAGGTCAGCGTGGTGTCGGTGTAGAGCTTGCCGAACGCGGACGCCGAGGTCACCAGGCGCGGCTTGCCGGACGGGTCCGGGACGGTGCACACGTACGCCTGGTGGGTGTGGCCGGTGATCATGGCGTCGACCTGCGGCGAGACGTTCTTCGCGATGTCGACGATCGGACCGGAGATGCCGTCGCCGGGGCCGGGGCTGTCGCAGTCGTAGTTGTACGCGGGGGACGCCGGGGCGCCGCCCTCGTGGACCAGGGCGACGATGGACTTGACGCCCTTGCGCTCCAGGATCTTCGTGTACTTGTTGATCGTCTCGACCTCGTCGCCGAACTTCAGGCCCTTGACGCCCTCGGCGGTGACGATGTTCGGGGTGCCCTCCAGGGTCACGCCGATGAAGCCGATCCGGACGCCGTCCTTCTCCCAGATGAAGGTCGGGTCGAGCAGCGGCTTGTTGGTCTTCTCGTCGGTCACGTTCGCCGCGAGGTACGGGAAGTCCGCGCCGCCGAAGGGCTCGAAGCCCTTGTCCGCGCCGAAGCAGCCTTCCTTCGGGTGGCAGCCGCCGTTCTGCATGCGGGCCAGCTCGACCGCGCCCTCGTCGAACTCGTGGTTGCCCACCGAGGTGACGTCGAGGTCCAGCTCGTTGAGCGCGTGGACGGTCGGCTCGTCGTGGAAGAGACCCGAGAGCAGCGGCGAGCCGCCGATCAGGTCGCCGGCCGCGGCGGTGATGGAGTAACGATTCCCCTCACGGGCCTGGCGCAGGTGCGTGGCCAGGTACTCGACGCCGCCCGCGTCGATCTTCGTGGTGGTGCCGTCCTCGTGGACGTGCGTGACCTGGCCGGAGGAACCGGCCGGCGGCTCCAGGTTGCCGTGGAGGTCGTTGAAGGAGAGCAGCTGGACGTCGACCATGCGGCCCCAGCCCTTGCCGTTGGTGCCGTACGCGGCGGTGTCGGCGCTGTCCTGCGACGCGCCGGCCGGCATCGCGGCGACGAGCGCGCCCAGCGTCGCAAGTCCCGCTCCCGCGGCGAGGATGCGGCCCCTCGCCTTGCTGTTCTTCCGTGTCGCTGCCATCTCTCCCCTTGATCCTGCCCCTGCGGCGGCATCCGGCGTACTCCCCCGTCTGCCGGTGCAGCCTAAGGTCAACGCGCGTAGCGCAACAGGGGGTGGCTGATTACGAGCTGGTTGCCTTTGTCCGACTCCCGCCCTTCCCGTGCCCGTACCCCGTTCCTCCTCGTGTCCGGCCCCCGCCCTCCCCTTCTTCCCTCCACGCCCTCAGGTGTCCACCGGTCAGTCACGCCGGTGAGATCTCCCACGGGCCGGCACACCCCCGCCGTAGGCTCGTGGGCATGACTTCCGACGCGGCACCGGCCCTTGAACCCGGACGGCAGATCAACAGTTACGAAGAGCTGAGCCCCGAGCAGGTCAGGGACGTCCTGGACCTGCTGGAGGCCGCCGACCGCGCCGACGGCGTGCACGCCGTGTCCGAGCAGGGACGGCTCTCCCTGCGCCACGGCCGGCGCGAGGGCGTGCGCCACTACCTGCTCACCGTCGGCCCGCACCTCTACGGCTACGCCCAGCTGGAGGACACCGACCCGGTCGAGGCACCCGCCGCCGAGCTGGTCGTGCACCCCGCGCACCGCGGCCGGGGGCACGGCAGGGCGCTCGGCGCCGCCCTCCTCGACGCGTCCGGCAAGCGGCTGCGGGTCTGGGCGCACGGCGGCAAGTCCGCGGCCCGGCACCTCGCCCAGGTGCTCGGCCTGACCCTGTTCCGCGAACTGCGCCAGCTCCGCCGCTCCCTGGTGCCGCTCGACGTGCCCGAGCCGGAGCTGCCGGAGGGCGTGACCGTCCGC
It encodes:
- a CDS encoding bifunctional metallophosphatase/5'-nucleotidase, with the protein product MAATRKNSKARGRILAAGAGLATLGALVAAMPAGASQDSADTAAYGTNGKGWGRMVDVQLLSFNDLHGNLEPPAGSSGQVTHVHEDGTTTKIDAGGVEYLATHLRQAREGNRYSITAAAGDLIGGSPLLSGLFHDEPTVHALNELDLDVTSVGNHEFDEGAVELARMQNGGCHPKEGCFGADKGFEPFGGADFPYLAANVTDEKTNKPLLDPTFIWEKDGVRIGFIGVTLEGTPNIVTAEGVKGLKFGDEVETINKYTKILERKGVKSIVALVHEGGAPASPAYNYDCDSPGPGDGISGPIVDIAKNVSPQVDAMITGHTHQAYVCTVPDPSGKPRLVTSASAFGKLYTDTTLTYDRRTKDIVRTAVGSANHVVTRDVAKAEDMSKLIADWKQLADPVANRPQGWIAADINGRGSTAYEKPLGDLIADAQLEGLAPADKGGAQLALMNPGGIRADLVHKASGSEGDGVVTYGEAFTVQPFTNMMHVVDLTGANLISALKQQVSGSNLGSPKILQVSKGLTYTLDMTKTGADRVVEGTIKLNGQPIDPSKTYRVAMNEFLSGGGDGFPALATGTNKLVGPSDLDVFNAYLAAHSSASAPLPVPAADRITVVK
- the mshD gene encoding mycothiol synthase, with product MTSDAAPALEPGRQINSYEELSPEQVRDVLDLLEAADRADGVHAVSEQGRLSLRHGRREGVRHYLLTVGPHLYGYAQLEDTDPVEAPAAELVVHPAHRGRGHGRALGAALLDASGKRLRVWAHGGKSAARHLAQVLGLTLFRELRQLRRSLVPLDVPEPELPEGVTVRTFVPGQDDAAWLAVNAAAFAHHPEQGSLTQRDLDDRTAEPWFDPKGFFLAEKDGRLIGFHWTKVHAEEQLGEVYVVGVLPEAQGSGLGKALTAIGLRHLAAQTLPTAMLYVDADNTAAVTVYERLGFRTHEVDLMYRTES